CTCATACTTACGGGTCCTCCGCTTGTATTTCTCCCTTAGCATCAGGGCGACAGGTTCCCACGTTCCACACAAAAGCCTGTACCAAGTTCACGCCACCTTTATGCCGGAGGCCGCCCGGCCAGTAAACAGGTAACCGCCGAACTTATCCCGGGTTAACGACTACCCCCCGGTTTTGACCTCATCCCTACGCTTTCGACACTTCAATAGTGATTCACTTGCGTTCGTCTCCTTGGAACCTACCTGACAAGATCTTGTCCTGCCTTTTCCGTAACGCTCACCACCCCAGCTCTTAACCGGCGCAGCTTACGGTGGTTTGAAGCCTCCACCTGTATGGCGGCTTCGAGGGGCCTTCCCTCATCTTTTGTGCAGCATGGCTGCACTGTTTATTGCAACAGTGTCTGCCTTCGTGGCACACAGTCATCGGCATATCTCACCAGTCGTGCACCGTAAAGATGAGGCAGGTCTTGGCGTTCCCATATTCTATCAAGAAGATGAAGATACAGATTTGCCAGGAGTGGTGAAATGACTCCCCCTTGTGGGGTGCCTACACGATTCTTCTTGCCTCCACCAATTGTGCGATGCTTGTTCCTGTCCTGTTCGACAACCGGCGCTTTGAGCCATTGCTTGATTAAGGACAGTATCTCCTTGTCTACAATTCTCGTTGCAACTACTGTAAGCAGTTTTGAATGCGGAATGGTGTCAAAATATTTGGACAAATCAGCATCTACAACTTGACGATGCCCTGTCAACAATGCTTTCCTTGGCCGGGGTTATGTTGTCCCTCAGCCTCAATCGGTACTATGAACCCCTCCGACTCCCAATACAGCCCCATGGAATTTCGGTTTTCCTTATATCCATCAGTTAACGGCCCTTCACCGTTACCGCATTGGGTCTCCCGCACTGCATTGCAATTCTTCCGATACATGCCATCCCTGCTACCCCGGAAGATCACCTGAAAGGCTTTTCCGTTTTCCACTCCCAGGTACTACGGCCTTCCCTTGATGTCCAAAAGGTCGGCATCTTCAATTAGTTGACGAGGCTACATATAGGTTCACTTTCGTTACGGCCTGCACCTTTGCCCATAGGAAACTTACAACCCCTGGTTACCCAGACGCTGCTTCCCGGTGCTAAGAAGGCGTACGGATAATTCCTCCTTAAGGACTTTAACCTGTTAGAACTACAGTTGTTACGGCATACGGACACCTTACCTATTTATTAACAAAAGTTAGATGACATGCTTAACTTCATCTCATGGCGCGAATGGCAAGAGCAGTGGTGCCGGGTTTCCCCCATCACATTACACAAAGGGGAAATAGAAGGCAGCAGACATTTTTCAGGGATCAGGACTTTAAAGCCTATCTGGCTTTGATGGCGGAATGGTGTTTGAACTATAAGGTTGATATATGGGCCTATTGCCTGATGCCCAATCACATTCACCTTATTGCAGTTCCTGAAACCAAGGATGGATTAAATCTGGCCGTCGGGGAGGCACACCGGCGATATACGAGAATGATCAATTTCAGGGAAGGCTGGCGCGGTCATCTATGGCAGGGGAGGTTCGCATCATTTATCATGGAAGAAAGTTACTTGCTGGCATGCACGAGGTATATTGAGTATAATCCTGTCCGTGCTGGTCTGGTAAAACGTCCTGAGGATTGGAAATGGAGCAGCGCCGGGGCACATATGGATGAGAAGGATGACATTCTTGTCAAAACAAGACCTTTGCTTGAAATTGTTAACACATCCTGGGTAGATTTTTTATCCTCTGACATTAAAGAATCTGAAATCGAATTGTTCAGAAAGCATGAACGTAACGGCCGACCGTTGGGAAAACGACTTTTGTAAAGCAATTGGAGACTATTTTAAACAGACGACTCAGACCAAAGAAGCCAGGCCGGAAGAAAAATGCGTAAGGTCCCCAGATTGTTTAGAGGGCGCGCCAAATATCGTCATGAACGATCTTTTGCAATGGTGCGGCGTCGGAATCACTCAAAACCAGGCCAGCTAAATTCATCTGGCGGTACATTGGGGCCCTGTATTCTCAAGGCTTTATGCCTTGCCACATGTATCGAAATTCTATATAGTTAACTCAATCTAATCCGTTTCTTGAACACACCTGGCGAGAATTGGCCAGGCTTTCCAGGAATCGGTCAATCGGCGGATGTACCAGGTGTT
Above is a window of uncultured Desulfobacter sp. DNA encoding:
- a CDS encoding reverse transcriptase domain-containing protein, whose product is MTGHRQVVDADLSKYFDTIPHSKLLTVVATRIVDKEILSLIKQWLKAPVVEQDRNKHRTIGGGKKNRVGTPQGGVISPLLANLYLHLLDRIWERQDLPHLYGARLVRYADDCVPRRQTLLQ
- a CDS encoding transposase — encoded protein: MARAVVPGFPHHITQRGNRRQQTFFRDQDFKAYLALMAEWCLNYKVDIWAYCLMPNHIHLIAVPETKDGLNLAVGEAHRRYTRMINFREGWRGHLWQGRFASFIMEESYLLACTRYIEYNPVRAGLVKRPEDWKWSSAGAHMDEKDDILVKTRPLLEIVNTSWVDFLSSDIKESEIELFRKHERNGRPLGKRLL